Genomic DNA from Paracoccus sp. MBLB3053:
CAATGTCCGTGCGGTTTCACCTGCGCCACGCAGAAGACGACAAGCTTGGGCACGAGAGGGAAAGGCTTCGGACGGTCGGACCGGCTCAGGCGCGGCCCAACTTCTTCAGGCGCGCATCGCGCAGTCGCGCGAAATCGTCGCCCGCGTGATACGATGAGCGCGTCAAAGGCGTGGCTGAAACCATCAGGAAGCCCTTGCCATAGGCCGCCTTCTCATAGCCGGCGAATTCTTCGGGGGTGACAAAACGATCCACGCGGTGATGCTTCGGCGTCGGTTGCAGATATTGGCCGATGGTCATGAAGTCGATATCTGCAGCGCGCATGTCGTCCATGACCTGCAGCACGGATTGCCGATCCTCGCCCAGACCGACCATGATGCCCGATTTCGTAAACATGCCGGGATCGAGTTCCTTGACCTTCTGGAGCAGGCGCAGCGAATGGAAATAGCGCGCGCCCGGTCGCACCGTAGTATAGAGATGCGGCACCGTCTCGAGGTTGTGGTTGAAGACGTCGGGACGCGCTTCCACCACGGTTTCAAGCGCACCGGGCGTCGATTTCAGGAAGTCGGGCGTCAGGACCTCGATCGTCGATGCGGGTGAACGATGACGAATCGCGCGAATCGTCTGCGCGAAATGTTCTGCCCCGCCGTCGTCGAGATCATCACGATCGACCGAAGTGATCACGACATGCTTCAGCCCGAGCTTCTGCACGGCATGTGCAACGCGGCCGGGCTCGAAGACATCAAGCGCGTTCGGCTTGCCGGTTGCGACATTGCAGAAGGTGCAGCCGCGCGTACAGATCTCGCCCATGATCATCATGGTGGCGTGACCCTGACTCCAGCACTCGCCCACATTCGGACAGCCTGCCTCTTCGCAGACGGTCGACAACTTGTTGTCGCGCATGATGTCGCGGGTCTGCTTGTAGCCTTCCGACGTCGGGGCCTTCACACGAATCCAGGATGGTTTTTTTGGCTGATCCTGATCCGGCCGATGGGCCTTTTCGGGGTGTCGCTGGTCGGGCATCCGAAGATCGCGCAAGGTCATGTCCTTTCGGTCGCGGTTGAAGTGGAAATAGACCTTTGGCCGCGCATTGGCAACGCCACCTGAAAAATGAGGAACGCGATGCAAGCGCACCGCGCCCCCGATGCTTCATGGGCCAGGTCAGCCCTTGCGACGAAGCCTTGCATTGCGGGCCCACATGTTCAGCCCTTCGACCAGAGCCGAGAACGCCATGGCCGCATAGATGTAGCCTTTCGGAACATGAACGCCGAAGCCCTCGGCGATCAGCGTGGTGCCGATCAGCAGCAGGAACGACAAAGCCAGCATGACGATCGTCGGGTTCCGCTCGATGAAGTTCGCAAGCGGATTCGCCGCGACAAGCATGACCGTGACCGCCGCGACAACTGCAACGACCATGATCTCGACATGAGGCGTCATGCCGACGGCCGTGATGATGCTGTCGATCGAAAATACCAGATCGAGGATCAGGATCTGCCCGATCACGCCGGCAAACGTGCTGGTCGCGGCGCCCACCATCGTATCCTCGTGATCCGCCGGATCGACATGGTGGTGGATCTCCTTGGTGGCCTTCCAGACAAGGAACAGACCGCCGGCAATGAGGATGAGATCCTTCCAGGACAGTTCATTGCCAAGGATCGTCACGACCGGCTCGGTCAGGCGCACGATCCAGGCCACCGTCGCAAGCAGGCCGAGCCGCATGATGAGCGCCAGACCGATACCGATGCGGCGCGCCCTTTCCCGGCTCTCGACAGGCAACCTGTTCGTCAGGATCGAGATGAAGATGAGGTTGTCGATGCCCAGCACGACCTCCATCACCACCAATGTGGCGAGGGCGACCCAGACGGCCGGGTCCTGAAGCAGGGCGAAAAAGGTTTCCATTATGGTTCCCGAATGAATTGGTCCGGGACCCTAGTTGTGTATCGCCCTGCCTTCTGACAAGCACTCGGGTTGTGAAAGATATTGGGAGGTTAACCGATCAAGGGCGCGCCCGAGCCATAGGTCTCGCGGTAATGGATATCGAGCCGCATCAGAGCAAGACGAAGCACGATTTTCCCCGAACGCGCCGACCAACCCAACCTGCGTTCGGTCATCTCGATGCCTTCGAGAAAGCAACAGACGCGCAGGCACATGTCGCCCAGCCCGGGCCCCAATTCGCGCAGGGCGGCGGCAACGCGGTCCCGTGCCCCCTCCGAGCCGCCGCAATAGCCCGGACCGCTGCGGCTGACATCAATGCCCGCAGTCAGGAACCGGTCCCAGTTTTGCGCAAGCCGAGGCCCCATCTGGGCCAGTTCGAAATCCTCGCGCAGCCTCTCGCCTGCAGCGACGAGTTCCGGGGCAAGGAAAGGTCTGCCATCGGCCTCGCGGCGACGCGCGAGCATCATGAGCGGGCTTTCAGCCAGGTTCACGCGGGCTCGCTTGCGCTGCCCGTCTTCGGGGTCGACGATCTCTGCCTCGCCCCATTCCCGGGGACCGTTCGCATGATCGAAAGCAACCCCCTCCTCGGCGCATCCATCCGGTCGGTCGAGCACGGGGGCCGCCACCACGAAATCCTCTCCCTGAGGCACGCCACTGCCTTTCCGGCCGGCGATCATGGCGCGCAAGGCTTCACGCCCCGCCATAGAGATGACATAGCGCGCAAGCCTGCCCTGCCCCGACAACTGGACCCAGGATCGCACAGCCATGTGTTCGGCAAGCTGTCGGTCAAGGATCGCGGTCCTGATATCATCCCGGATGACGATGGCCTTTTCCATGCCGTCACCCACGACGAGCTGTGCGCCCGGCTCTGCCAGCCGGCGAAGGATACGGGCGATCTGCTTCATTCCGATCGGACCAGGCGCAGAGGCGGCCGGCTGCTTGTCAGCCCTGGATTGCGACGATGCGGCGACCCGCTCGACAGCGCTGTCCACCAGGGGATCGTCGCGCCTTGCCTCAAAACGTCGAATGCGGCGCATGACGGTTGAGGCATGACAGCCAAGCTCCCGAGCCAGCGAACGAATGGTCTCTCCGCCTTCGACATGGCGAAGGTAAAGTGCCACGTCCGGGTCCTCGCCGGTGTCACCATGGGGCGTGGGAGGCGACGCGGGGGGAACGCCCGGCCTTTGCCGCTCAGGCAGTTGACTTCCCTTGATCCCCGGAAAGCTGCCCTCCAGCCCGGCCGGTACAGCACCCAGTGAGAAATCGCCCGCCTGAATTGTCATGATCATTCCTTCGCGTCCTGAGGGCGACTGAATGGATCGCCCATAAGTTGTCTGATTTGCCCTGATCTGGATCCATGGGCTGTCGGAATGAGGCGATAATTCCTAACAATCCCTAAAGAATTCTTGCCAAGCCGAACGCAGGATCGGCCTGACGCGCAACACACGTATAAGTTGTAAAATGCTTCAATCAGAAACAGCATCGGAGCAAGATCGTGACCATGCATGCCAATATCGTTCAGTTCCAGGCTCGCGTTCCAGCCGCAGAACTGCGTCGCCCGCGCCTGTTGGTCCAGGCCGCCCGCGCGGGCCAGTCGGGATATAGCCGCAAGCGCGATCTGCGGCGTATCCTGAAATCCGATGAGCTACCGGCACCTGGAGCGGCGCTTTGCGCGCTCAAGGATCAGGAAGAAAGGCTCGATCTCGCAAGACGGGAAGCAAAGGCAGATTATGACCTTTCGCGCCATATCCTGCTGCTGATTGCGATCATTGCCGAACAGCGGCTCCTGGCCGCCCGAGAGTTCATTTGTTCCGGAAAAGCGATCCCAGCACGCCCCTGACCAGCGCCTGACCGGTGCGCGTGCCCAGTTGACGCGCAAGGCTTTTGCCGAAGGCCGAGGCGATGGTGTCGCGGTTCGAGCTGCGCGAGCCGCCTCGCGAGGCCGACCGACCCGACGCGGCTGAATCGCCCGGAAGCTGGATCGATGGATCGTAACGGCGGCCACGCTTGTGCTCGGGCTCCATTTCCCACAAACCCCCATCCGCTTCCGTGGACGCGGCCTGCCGGGCTGCCGCCTCGGCGCGCTCTGCCAGCAGCTCCGCAGCGGATTCCCGGTCCAGCCGTTCGCCATACTTCGCGGCCATGGGCGAAAGCTTCATGATTTCCGCGCGTTCGTCATCCGTGATCGGGCCCAGTTGCGACAAGGGTGGACGGATCAGCGTCCGTTGCACGATCCCAGGAACGCCCTTTTCCTCGAGAAGCGATGTGACCGCCTCTCCCGTGCCGACGGACTGAATTGCCTCTGCAGTGTCGAAATCCGGGTTCGCGCGGTAGTTTTCGGCAGCAAGTCGCAACGCCTTCTGATCCTTTGCTGTAAAGGCACGCAGGGCGTGCTGAACCCGATTGCCCAGCTGACCCAGAACGGCCTCTGGCAGATCCGCCGGATTCTGGCTGATGAACCAAAGGCTCACCCCCTTCGATCGGATCAGCCGCGCGACCTGTTCGATCTTGTCCACCAGCGCATCGGGAGCATCGTCAAAGAGCAGATGCGCCTCGTCGAAAAAGAACGCCATCTTCGGCTTGTCGGGGTCGCCTACTTCTGGGAGCTGCTCGAACAGCTCCGACATCAGCCAGAGAAGGAAGGTCGAATAAAGCCGAGGTGCATTCATGAGCTTCTCGGCCGACATGATGTTCACGACGCCTTTCCCCGAGGGGTCGAGCCGCATCATGTCCGCAAGATCAAGTGCCGGCTCGCCGAACAGCAACGCCCCTCCCTCGTTTTCCAGAACCAGCAGTGCACGCTGGAT
This window encodes:
- the lipA gene encoding lipoyl synthase; this encodes MTLRDLRMPDQRHPEKAHRPDQDQPKKPSWIRVKAPTSEGYKQTRDIMRDNKLSTVCEEAGCPNVGECWSQGHATMMIMGEICTRGCTFCNVATGKPNALDVFEPGRVAHAVQKLGLKHVVITSVDRDDLDDGGAEHFAQTIRAIRHRSPASTIEVLTPDFLKSTPGALETVVEARPDVFNHNLETVPHLYTTVRPGARYFHSLRLLQKVKELDPGMFTKSGIMVGLGEDRQSVLQVMDDMRAADIDFMTIGQYLQPTPKHHRVDRFVTPEEFAGYEKAAYGKGFLMVSATPLTRSSYHAGDDFARLRDARLKKLGRA
- a CDS encoding TerC family protein; its protein translation is METFFALLQDPAVWVALATLVVMEVVLGIDNLIFISILTNRLPVESRERARRIGIGLALIMRLGLLATVAWIVRLTEPVVTILGNELSWKDLILIAGGLFLVWKATKEIHHHVDPADHEDTMVGAATSTFAGVIGQILILDLVFSIDSIITAVGMTPHVEIMVVAVVAAVTVMLVAANPLANFIERNPTIVMLALSFLLLIGTTLIAEGFGVHVPKGYIYAAMAFSALVEGLNMWARNARLRRKG
- a CDS encoding DUF6456 domain-containing protein, giving the protein MIMTIQAGDFSLGAVPAGLEGSFPGIKGSQLPERQRPGVPPASPPTPHGDTGEDPDVALYLRHVEGGETIRSLARELGCHASTVMRRIRRFEARRDDPLVDSAVERVAASSQSRADKQPAASAPGPIGMKQIARILRRLAEPGAQLVVGDGMEKAIVIRDDIRTAILDRQLAEHMAVRSWVQLSGQGRLARYVISMAGREALRAMIAGRKGSGVPQGEDFVVAAPVLDRPDGCAEEGVAFDHANGPREWGEAEIVDPEDGQRKRARVNLAESPLMMLARRREADGRPFLAPELVAAGERLREDFELAQMGPRLAQNWDRFLTAGIDVSRSGPGYCGGSEGARDRVAAALRELGPGLGDMCLRVCCFLEGIEMTERRLGWSARSGKIVLRLALMRLDIHYRETYGSGAPLIG
- a CDS encoding DUF6477 family protein yields the protein MHANIVQFQARVPAAELRRPRLLVQAARAGQSGYSRKRDLRRILKSDELPAPGAALCALKDQEERLDLARREAKADYDLSRHILLLIAIIAEQRLLAAREFICSGKAIPARP
- a CDS encoding helicase HerA-like domain-containing protein — its product is MPDIVDLEAGTIMLGGGGENYATPQGLLLKYANRHGLIAGATGTGKTVTLQTLAESFSRAGIPVFMADIKGDLAGICRSGRSDLPLHDAFEKRAQQIGMTLEYDSFPVTFWDVWGERGHPVRTTPAEMGPLLLSRLMSLTAAQEGVLNIAFRVADEEGMALLDLEDLQAMLVWVGQNAKELSLKYGNVSTASVGAIQRALLVLENEGGALLFGEPALDLADMMRLDPSGKGVVNIMSAEKLMNAPRLYSTFLLWLMSELFEQLPEVGDPDKPKMAFFFDEAHLLFDDAPDALVDKIEQVARLIRSKGVSLWFISQNPADLPEAVLGQLGNRVQHALRAFTAKDQKALRLAAENYRANPDFDTAEAIQSVGTGEAVTSLLEEKGVPGIVQRTLIRPPLSQLGPITDDERAEIMKLSPMAAKYGERLDRESAAELLAERAEAAARQAASTEADGGLWEMEPEHKRGRRYDPSIQLPGDSAASGRSASRGGSRSSNRDTIASAFGKSLARQLGTRTGQALVRGVLGSLFRNK